One Sphingomicrobium marinum genomic window carries:
- a CDS encoding acetyl-CoA C-acetyltransferase, which yields MPHAFIVAAKRTAGAKRGGALRGWHPVDLGGAILDALVADSGIDPAVIEDVIVGCVSQVGEQSFHVGRSCVLASKLPQSVPAVTIDRQCGSSQQSLHFAAQAVMSGTQDVVIAAGVESMTRVPMGSPFILPAKAGLGEGPWSKAILDRFGVTEFSQFTGAQMIADQYDFSREQLDAFALESHRKATAATEAGAFDDEILVLDGADKDGNAIRHDKDEGIRANALMEGLAGLDPLTEGGVITAGNASQICDGASGVMVVSERALKEHGLTPLARVDALAVTAGDPVIMLMEPVPATAKILERSGRSHDDIDLYEVNEAFASVPLAWLAETKADPDRLNVNGGAIALGHPLGATGTKLMTTLIHALRARGERFGLQTMCEGGGIANATIVEAL from the coding sequence ATGCCACACGCTTTTATCGTCGCTGCCAAACGTACCGCGGGTGCCAAGCGTGGCGGGGCGCTGCGCGGTTGGCACCCGGTCGACCTGGGCGGCGCCATCCTCGACGCACTGGTCGCCGACAGCGGAATCGATCCGGCGGTGATCGAAGACGTCATTGTCGGCTGTGTCAGCCAGGTCGGCGAGCAAAGTTTCCATGTCGGTCGCAGTTGCGTGCTCGCCTCCAAGCTTCCTCAAAGCGTTCCCGCGGTGACGATCGACCGGCAATGCGGCAGCTCGCAGCAGTCGCTCCACTTCGCCGCGCAGGCGGTGATGAGCGGGACGCAGGATGTCGTCATCGCAGCGGGTGTCGAAAGCATGACGCGGGTGCCCATGGGATCGCCGTTCATCCTGCCCGCCAAGGCGGGGCTTGGCGAAGGCCCGTGGAGCAAGGCGATCCTCGACCGGTTCGGCGTAACCGAATTCTCGCAATTCACCGGCGCGCAGATGATTGCCGATCAGTACGATTTTTCGCGCGAGCAGCTGGATGCCTTCGCGCTCGAGAGCCATCGCAAAGCCACCGCCGCCACCGAGGCGGGCGCGTTCGATGACGAGATTCTCGTCCTCGACGGGGCGGACAAGGACGGCAATGCGATCCGCCATGACAAGGACGAAGGCATCCGCGCCAACGCGTTGATGGAGGGACTCGCCGGACTCGATCCGCTGACCGAGGGCGGGGTGATCACGGCGGGCAATGCCAGCCAGATCTGCGATGGCGCGTCGGGCGTCATGGTGGTCTCGGAGCGCGCGCTCAAGGAGCATGGCCTGACCCCGCTGGCGCGTGTCGACGCCTTGGCCGTCACGGCGGGCGACCCCGTCATCATGCTGATGGAGCCGGTGCCCGCGACCGCCAAAATCCTCGAACGATCGGGCCGCAGCCATGACGATATCGATCTTTACGAGGTGAACGAGGCCTTCGCGTCGGTGCCGTTGGCCTGGTTGGCGGAGACCAAGGCCGACCCTGACAGACTGAACGTCAATGGCGGTGCGATCGCTCTGGGGCATCCGCTCGGGGCGACGGGAACCAAGCTGATGACGACGCTCATTCATGCGCTGCGCGCGCGCGGCGAGAGGTTCGGATTGCAGACGATGTGCGAAGGCGGCGGCATCGCCAACGCTACTATCGTGGAGGCGCTGTGA
- a CDS encoding VOC family protein: MLFHTMVGSNDIERSKRFYDTVLGTLGAGEGTRNIADSGHTRLIYNNGDGTNFIVSQPINDEPASVANGSTVAFSCDSPEQVKQLHDTAVAAGGTSIEAPPGPRETASMGTIELAYFRDPDGNKLCGIHFPA, from the coding sequence GTGCTTTTTCACACCATGGTCGGATCGAACGATATTGAACGATCCAAGCGCTTCTACGACACGGTGCTCGGCACCTTGGGTGCAGGGGAAGGGACGCGGAACATCGCCGACAGCGGCCACACCCGTCTGATCTACAATAACGGCGACGGAACCAACTTCATCGTCAGCCAGCCGATCAACGACGAACCGGCAAGCGTCGCCAACGGCAGTACAGTCGCCTTTTCCTGCGACTCGCCCGAGCAGGTGAAGCAGCTTCACGATACCGCCGTTGCCGCTGGCGGAACCTCGATCGAAGCTCCGCCCGGACCGCGCGAAACTGCCTCCATGGGCACCATCGAACTGGCCTATTTTCGTGATCCCGACGGCAACAAACTGTGCGGAATTCATTTTCCTGCCTGA
- a CDS encoding SDR family NAD(P)-dependent oxidoreductase, producing MTDFSNALVVGAPGGIGGAIADRLESQGTRVTRLSRSSKPPIDFADESSLSAAAQALKANAPFDLVFVATGILHSDDFGPEKSWKMLEKFPLEQVFLVNTIGPMLAARHLLPLMPRKGRSVFAVLSARVGSISDNRLGGWYGYRASKAALNQFIRTLSIELGRTHEDLVALALHPGTVDTDLSGPFQGNVPHGKLFTPDYSAEKLIAVMAEATPDDSGKHYDWAGEEVLP from the coding sequence ATGACCGATTTTTCCAACGCTCTCGTCGTCGGTGCCCCGGGCGGCATCGGCGGCGCTATCGCGGACCGGCTGGAAAGCCAGGGCACGCGGGTCACGCGGCTGTCGCGATCCAGCAAGCCGCCGATCGATTTCGCCGACGAATCCAGCCTGTCAGCAGCGGCTCAAGCATTGAAGGCGAACGCCCCCTTCGATCTCGTGTTCGTGGCCACCGGCATCTTGCATAGCGACGATTTCGGGCCCGAAAAGAGTTGGAAGATGCTGGAGAAATTTCCGCTCGAGCAGGTGTTTCTTGTCAACACGATCGGCCCCATGCTGGCTGCGCGGCACTTGCTGCCGCTGATGCCGCGCAAGGGGCGCAGCGTCTTTGCTGTGCTTTCGGCGCGCGTCGGGTCGATTTCGGACAATCGGCTGGGCGGCTGGTACGGCTACCGCGCCTCCAAGGCCGCGCTCAACCAGTTCATCCGTACGCTATCGATCGAGCTTGGCCGCACGCACGAGGACCTTGTCGCCCTCGCGCTTCATCCCGGCACGGTCGATACCGACCTGTCCGGGCCGTTCCAGGGCAACGTGCCCCACGGCAAACTCTTTACCCCCGACTATAGCGCCGAAAAGCTGATTGCGGTGATGGCGGAGGCTACACCCGACGATAGCGGCAAGCATTATGATTGGGCGGGCGAAGAGGTGCTGCCCTAG
- a CDS encoding EF-hand domain-containing protein yields MKKFLVIGVAAALSLPAMAVAQPGERGTRADTNGDGLIQLSEVEAQAQQRFARLDADGNGAITQTEAAEAREKMKAMMAERRAGGEGKNRGMRGKRGMHGGEGAMFERADANGDGQLTFAEFSAPMMERFAKHDANGDGAISAEERAAAREARKAARGARGQ; encoded by the coding sequence ATGAAAAAGTTTCTCGTGATCGGCGTCGCTGCCGCCCTCTCCCTCCCTGCCATGGCTGTTGCCCAGCCTGGCGAGCGCGGCACGCGCGCCGATACCAATGGCGATGGCCTGATCCAGCTGAGCGAAGTCGAAGCGCAGGCGCAGCAGCGCTTCGCCCGGCTCGATGCTGACGGCAACGGTGCCATCACGCAGACCGAAGCCGCTGAAGCGCGCGAAAAGATGAAGGCCATGATGGCCGAACGACGCGCTGGCGGCGAAGGAAAGAATCGCGGCATGCGCGGCAAGCGCGGCATGCACGGCGGTGAAGGCGCGATGTTCGAACGCGCCGATGCCAATGGTGACGGCCAGCTGACGTTCGCCGAATTCAGCGCCCCGATGATGGAGCGATTTGCCAAGCATGACGCCAATGGCGACGGTGCGATCAGCGCCGAAGAACGTGCCGCAGCGCGCGAAGCCCGCAAAGCCGCGCGCGGTGCCCGCGGCCAGTAA
- a CDS encoding response regulator → MRPHLLIVEDEPAIRTPLQRYLEKEGMRVTAVADAAKAREALAGGAFDVAVLDIMMPGEDGLSLARSIRADGALPILFLSAKAEDIDRIVGLEMGADDYLTKPFNPRELLARLKAILRRTGADREDERTETEVYHFENFILDATRQTLLHDGQEVELTSGDFRLLLALVQRPARVLSRDQLLDLTKGREAGPFDRAIDNAILRLRKKLGEEGPRLIRTVHGAGYSFAAEVERA, encoded by the coding sequence ATGCGCCCGCACCTCCTCATCGTTGAAGACGAGCCCGCGATCCGCACTCCGCTCCAGCGCTACTTGGAGAAAGAGGGAATGCGCGTGACCGCGGTGGCCGACGCCGCCAAGGCGCGCGAGGCGCTGGCGGGCGGCGCGTTCGATGTCGCGGTGCTCGATATCATGATGCCGGGCGAAGACGGGCTTTCGCTTGCCCGCTCGATCCGCGCCGACGGCGCGCTGCCCATCCTGTTCCTTTCCGCCAAGGCTGAAGATATCGACCGCATCGTCGGGCTCGAAATGGGTGCTGACGATTATCTCACCAAGCCCTTCAATCCGCGCGAACTGCTCGCCCGGCTGAAGGCTATCCTGCGCCGCACCGGCGCCGACCGCGAAGACGAAAGAACCGAGACCGAGGTCTACCACTTCGAGAACTTTATCCTCGACGCCACGCGCCAGACGCTGCTGCATGACGGTCAGGAGGTCGAACTGACCAGCGGCGACTTCCGACTGTTGCTCGCGCTCGTCCAGCGCCCCGCGCGCGTCCTGTCGCGCGACCAGCTGCTCGACCTCACCAAGGGCCGCGAGGCCGGTCCCTTCGATCGTGCGATCGACAATGCGATCCTGCGGTTACGCAAGAAGTTGGGCGAGGAGGGCCCGCGCCTCATCCGCACCGTGCACGGCGCAGGCTATAGTTTCGCCGCCGAGGTGGAGCGCGCATGA
- a CDS encoding ATP-binding protein, whose product MKRLTLATQIALVFALALFLAQAINFVFAAKNRQNQLVNSAALPAAERLLTAANNADALENQPMIRRMARQRRVAISEISPIPERAERLPSAERVIGEALTAEGLITRQIRVVTLDPGGRDRPTLLAAAQLEDGRWVSIRGRGPRPLGPLLGALILQYFVIGLIVLLPTLWLLRRTSRSMRRLTKAAENFDGTNVPEPVPVEGPRDVRALIAAVNGMETRIADMMGEKDVMLGAIGHDLRTPLTALRIEAETVEDESQRAALIDQIEALHAQFEQLLDFARLGRAAGSTEIIALDDLAKAIVADHADPALTLAASEPVRVSAQPGPLRRAIDNLVGNALRYGERAELSVRADGDSAIIVIRDHGPGIPGDQSEAAMRPFERLEASRNRGTGGHGLGLAIVAAVARAQGGRLELDDPAEGSGLEARIILPRLS is encoded by the coding sequence ATGAAGCGGCTTACGCTTGCGACCCAGATTGCGCTGGTCTTCGCGCTTGCGCTCTTCCTGGCGCAGGCAATCAATTTCGTCTTTGCCGCCAAGAACCGGCAGAACCAGCTGGTAAACAGCGCCGCGCTGCCAGCCGCCGAGCGCCTGCTGACCGCAGCCAACAATGCCGACGCGCTGGAAAACCAGCCGATGATCCGGCGCATGGCGCGGCAGCGCCGCGTGGCCATCAGCGAGATTTCGCCGATTCCGGAGAGAGCCGAGCGACTGCCGAGCGCGGAAAGAGTGATCGGTGAAGCGCTTACTGCCGAGGGTCTGATTACCCGGCAGATCCGGGTCGTGACGCTGGACCCCGGCGGCCGTGATCGGCCGACATTGCTCGCCGCCGCGCAGCTCGAAGACGGTCGCTGGGTCTCGATCCGCGGCCGTGGCCCGCGCCCGCTCGGCCCGCTGCTGGGCGCGCTAATCCTGCAATATTTCGTCATCGGCCTGATCGTACTGTTGCCCACCCTCTGGCTGCTGCGGCGGACCAGCCGCTCGATGCGCCGCCTCACCAAGGCCGCCGAGAATTTCGATGGCACCAACGTCCCTGAGCCTGTCCCGGTCGAAGGCCCGCGCGACGTCCGCGCGCTGATCGCTGCCGTCAACGGCATGGAAACACGCATCGCCGACATGATGGGCGAAAAGGACGTGATGTTGGGCGCGATCGGCCATGACCTTCGCACCCCATTGACCGCGCTGCGGATCGAAGCGGAAACCGTGGAGGACGAGAGCCAGCGCGCCGCGCTGATCGACCAGATCGAAGCGCTGCATGCACAGTTCGAACAATTGCTCGACTTTGCCCGGCTCGGCCGTGCGGCCGGATCGACCGAGATCATCGCGCTCGACGATCTCGCCAAGGCCATTGTCGCCGACCACGCCGACCCGGCGCTCACGCTGGCCGCTAGCGAACCTGTCCGCGTGTCGGCGCAGCCCGGCCCGCTGCGCCGCGCGATCGACAATCTTGTCGGCAATGCGCTGCGCTACGGCGAGCGCGCCGAACTATCCGTTCGCGCCGATGGCGACAGCGCCATAATCGTCATTCGCGATCATGGTCCCGGCATCCCCGGCGACCAGAGCGAAGCCGCGATGCGCCCGTTCGAGCGGCTCGAAGCCTCGCGCAACCGGGGAACCGGCGGTCATGGCCTTGGCCTTGCCATCGTCGCCGCCGTTGCCCGCGCGCAAGGCGGCCGGCTTGAGCTCGACGATCCTGCAGAAGGCAGCGGCCTGGAAGCGCGCATCATACTTCCGCGCTTGTCCTGA
- the hspQ gene encoding heat shock protein HspQ: protein MLSKIPSANFAIGDVVRHRILEFRGVIFDVDPEFDNTDEWYEAIPADIRPHKQQPFYHLMAENEEQTYIAYVSQQNLVLDDEEGEVDHPAIPTLFTGFSDGRYQLRPERRH from the coding sequence ATGTTGAGTAAAATTCCTTCCGCCAATTTTGCCATTGGCGATGTCGTGCGTCACCGAATTCTCGAATTTCGCGGCGTGATTTTCGATGTCGATCCCGAATTCGACAATACCGACGAATGGTACGAGGCAATTCCGGCCGATATCCGCCCGCACAAGCAGCAGCCTTTCTACCACTTGATGGCGGAAAACGAGGAGCAGACGTACATCGCCTATGTCAGCCAGCAGAACCTCGTGCTCGACGATGAGGAAGGCGAGGTCGACCACCCCGCAATTCCCACGTTGTTTACCGGCTTTTCGGATGGTCGCTATCAGTTGCGCCCCGAACGTCGCCACTAA
- the rplU gene encoding 50S ribosomal protein L21, with protein MFAVVRTGGKQYRVAEGDKIVVEKLDGEAGDSVDLDDVLLAGEGSKLQSTDKMVVGAKIVAQAKGEKVTVFKKKRRHNYRRKRGHRQQHTILEIVSIGGKSSGKKPAAKKAETKSDDKKPAAKQAPAKKAAPKKSTKDAAPAKKAATKKTTAKKAPAKKPAAKKTEKK; from the coding sequence ATGTTCGCAGTCGTGCGCACCGGCGGTAAGCAATATCGCGTCGCCGAAGGAGATAAGATCGTAGTCGAGAAACTCGACGGTGAAGCTGGCGACAGCGTCGATCTGGATGATGTGCTGCTCGCGGGCGAAGGCTCGAAGCTGCAGTCGACCGACAAGATGGTCGTCGGCGCCAAGATCGTGGCCCAGGCCAAGGGCGAAAAAGTGACCGTCTTCAAGAAGAAGCGCCGTCACAACTATCGTCGCAAGCGCGGCCATCGCCAGCAGCACACCATCCTCGAGATCGTGTCGATCGGCGGTAAATCGTCTGGTAAGAAACCGGCTGCTAAGAAGGCCGAAACGAAGTCGGACGACAAGAAGCCGGCAGCGAAGCAGGCTCCCGCCAAGAAGGCGGCACCGAAGAAATCGACAAAGGATGCTGCACCTGCTAAGAAGGCGGCAACCAAGAAAACCACGGCCAAGAAGGCTCCTGCCAAGAAGCCCGCGGCCAAGAAGACCGAGAAGAAGTAA
- the rpmA gene encoding 50S ribosomal protein L27 has product MAHKKAGGSSKNGRDSNPKYLGVKKFGGQQVVAGNILVRQRGTKFYPGTNVGLGRDHTLFALTDGRVSFRDGKLGRKFVHVDIMPEAAE; this is encoded by the coding sequence ATGGCACATAAAAAGGCTGGCGGCTCGTCCAAGAACGGTCGCGACTCAAATCCCAAGTATCTCGGCGTCAAGAAGTTTGGCGGGCAGCAGGTCGTTGCCGGCAACATTCTCGTGCGCCAGCGCGGTACCAAATTCTATCCGGGTACGAACGTCGGCCTCGGCCGCGATCACACCCTCTTTGCCCTTACGGACGGCCGCGTGTCGTTCAGGGACGGCAAACTCGGCCGCAAATTCGTGCACGTCGACATTATGCCGGAGGCGGCTGAATAA
- a CDS encoding GNAT family N-acetyltransferase, whose translation MMFAVTKRLLLRPGWSNDAPAMARAIADEQIVRNLARAPWPYGLKDAQKHLATMASAKLPVMLITKRDNAEIVGILGFDRMKSGEIELGYWIARKHWNQGYATEACLAALDIAKTLGFNQIVAGHFTDNPASGRVLRKLGFVATGEKAIRHSCGRGEEAEVLMYALDLAEGAGRVAA comes from the coding sequence ATGATGTTCGCGGTTACCAAGCGTCTGCTGCTGCGCCCCGGCTGGTCCAACGATGCGCCCGCGATGGCGCGCGCCATCGCCGACGAGCAGATCGTGCGTAACCTTGCGCGCGCGCCATGGCCATACGGGCTCAAGGACGCGCAAAAGCATCTGGCGACAATGGCGTCAGCCAAGCTCCCCGTCATGCTGATCACCAAGCGCGATAATGCCGAGATCGTCGGCATCCTCGGCTTCGACCGCATGAAAAGCGGTGAGATAGAACTCGGCTACTGGATCGCCCGCAAGCACTGGAACCAGGGCTATGCGACCGAAGCCTGCCTCGCCGCGCTCGATATCGCCAAGACGCTAGGGTTCAACCAGATCGTCGCCGGCCACTTCACCGACAACCCGGCAAGCGGCCGCGTCCTGCGCAAGCTTGGCTTTGTTGCCACCGGCGAAAAGGCAATTCGCCACAGCTGCGGCCGCGGCGAAGAGGCCGAAGTGCTGATGTACGCGCTGGATCTGGCGGAGGGTGCCGGTCGGGTCGCGGCCTAA